GTCCTCCTGGGAAACAGTGCCAGCCCAGGGATTGACATCAAGTCCCTCATCAGCAGATGGGATGCTCGGCAGTGGTGTCAGCCTGGTCAGCCTTGGTCAGGGCACATGCAGCATGCTGAGCCTCTTGTGTGCCATGCCTGTCTGATGGTCACTTTGTCCCCAACCTAATGTGGTGGCCAGGGAAAGAGGCTGACTGCATCTACCTGGTGTGCCATTTTGCCCACCTTTTATCAAGAGCATCCTCTGCAGGGATTCTCTTTGGTGGAACAATGGAAATGTGGATGAAACCACCTTCACAGTCTGAGCTgctgaggctcctctgccttctgggaaGCCCGACTGGAAGGTGCTTGGCAGTGATAGCTGCTATGGCTGCAGCAGCGGCTAGGCTGCAGGACGAGGCTTCCAGGAGGGGGGTGGTGTGGTAGGCAGGGCCTCAAAGCCTCCAGGTGGCATGTTGGGGCGTTGTTGGGCCAGGCTTTGGGGTGCAGACtgtctgcagtgcagtgatggAGTTGGGAAGAGGCGTCAGTGTTCACAGCTGTTAACCCCTTGTGCCAGCCACCCATATCATCACTGTATGGGCTCAGCATCTCTGGCCCTGCTTGTCCAGGTTGTCTGATGTGAATTCTCGCAGCACCCAACGCTCGCTGTGCCCTGGTCCCCTGTGTGGTCACCTGGGGGCCTATGGTGCCCCTCTCCTCCTAGTACTCAGGATGAAGCCAGGTCCCTCTGGGCCGGGGACTTGGGCCCTGGAGGAGGGGCTGTGACCCACAGATGGGGTCAGGAGCCCCAGGGTACGCTGTTggctggctggggctgcaggaaCCCCATGCTCAGCTCCCTCCAGAGGCCTTGATAGGACCAAGTTCACCATTGAGTATTTCCCAAGGCCCAGaagccaaaaatataaaataaaaataaaacatcagtaaAAAACAGCCAGCAGCCATCTGGGGCTGCAAGGCAGCTAGGCGGGTGCCACCTGGGCTCCTTCCATGCCATGTTGTTCTTCTACTGAGGGGAGTTGCAGACAGGGGACACCTTGTTGCTTGGTGTCTTTCAAAGTGCCTCCTCTCTGTCATAAACCCCGGCAGGGCCTGGTGTTGGGGTCCCAGTGGGCTCGCTGGGCGGGGTGCGTCTTTTTGTTCCAGGGCTGCTGTCCACAGAAGATGGAGAAGTGACAGAGTCCCAGGAGCCGTGTTCAAAATGGCAGCGCAGGAAACATGGACCCCCGACATGCGGGTCTGTGTGGAGCTGTGGCCTAGTGTTCCTGGACAAGTGTTTCCATGTAATAGAAAGCCTGACCTCACCAGAGGACAGGCTGCCCTCATCTCGAGCCTCTGGCCTCCCAGAGAGCAGTCTTCTGTTCTGGGCTCTGGGGAAGCCCCTTCGTGCTgatgggcctgggcctgggccttggGGACAGCCCCATTGGGCCAGGCTGGGAGAGGACAAGGCTTTTGTCCCAGGGGGACTGATGGCATGAGCTCCGGGAGCTGAGCTGGTGGAGTGGGGACGGCCAGTCTGTCTCCTTCACAGAGGGTCTCAATGCCAGGGAACACCCTCGAGGACATCTGCTCGGCTGAAAAAAAGAAGCAGACATGGTCAGCATCTTCTCCAAGCCCATCTGGTCTCTTGAGGGCTATGCCCCATAGGCCTGGGTCTCTGGAGTCCTCTGGGTCCCTGTGCGGCCCCCTGGCCTGACACTGAGGACGCCCCTGCAGGCTGCTGATCCCAGGGCGAGGGCTGTGTGCAGTCTGGGGTGGAGGAGCTTTCGGGGAACCTCAGGTCGCTCCTGAAATGCCCCCAGGGTTCAGGGTGGCTCAGGGCTTCCTGCCTCACACCCTCACCTCAGGGCAGTTTGGCAGCCCCGATTCAGGGCTCAGGTGTGAGGGACCTGCATCGTCACCCAGCCCCCTTGTCACCTCACATGGGGGTCTGTCTCCACAGCGGGTGAGAAGTGAATGGGCACATGTTCCCCTCTACCCTCCAGGCCGCCCACCCCATGCCAGGGCTGCAGCTATCCCACACCCGGCTGAACTCTTGGTTCTGGCTCTGGGTCAGGGATTCTCCCAACGCCCTCTGCCCGAATCCTCTCTGGGTCAGGGACACTGATTCTCTTGTCCCCCTGGCTTGTTGTTTTGACACCCTTGGGGGGACACTAGAGAATGAGGGGTCCCTGCCGCTTGGAGGTGGGGGTAGGGGCTTTCACAGTGGGGTCTGACTGCCCCAGTGTCCCTCAGGGCCCTTTGAGGAGGAGAGGACAATGTGGAAAGTGGGGAAGGGGTGTTGGGGGGTCCTGCCCATGGCCCCTGCCTGTCCACGCAGCATGTCCAGCATGCACACACGTGCGCTCAGCACCTGCCCACCCATTTGACTTTCTTAGagtagaggaggaagaggaggaagaagaggtgcAGGAAGAAGGCCAGGTAGGAAGGTTGATGGGGACAAGGCACTCCCCACCAATGACTGCCCCAGAGGGTGACTCGGGAGGGGACCTGGTGCTGGGGCTCACCTGGGGGTGGCAGGTCCCAGTGTTTCCTTGTGAGTTCCTTCATGGAGGTTTGAAGGTTCCTGAGGACCGCGTTGTCCTCCAGGGCCCAGCTCTGAGAGAGTCGCTCCTGAAATTCCCAGACGGTGCTCCAGGAAAGCTTCATGAGGCGCTCTAGGGACAGGGCAGGCATTAGGCCAGGAGGGTTCCCTGGGAGGGGTCGTGCCTGCAACCCCATttccaccaggcccacctcccaCTGGGTGGTGCCtgcttctttgcttctttttggCCACCCTGAGGTCCAGCTGTGAACAGGAGGCTACAATTGGGGAAGGCCGGGCAAGGAAGTGCTCACCACACTCCTGACTTCCATCTGGGTCATGTGGGGGGTGCACTTAGTGTCATCATGCCTTGCCCAACCCACCAGGCCAGACCCCCCATCCAGATGGAGCAGGCAGTGTAAGGACACTTCCCTCAGGCCAGCTGGGGTCTGTCCCATGTGTTCCCCCAAGCACCCTCAGGTACATGGGACTTACTCCTATGTATTTTGAATGATGTATGCGCCATGGCCGTCAGTACCCACTCACCCTCCAAGATAAACACATCCCACAGTCTCAGGGTGAGCCCGAAGGACTTCTGTGGAGACAGCAGGTGTGGGAGGACCTGGCCTTTCCAAGTTGGGGCCGGTGGCCTGAGCAGGGCCCACTGGGGTTTCAGTCCCCTGGAGTGCTGGGGACCCCTCTCCATGGGATGAGACCCCCCCATAAAACTGAGTCAGACAAGGTCTTGTAGCTCCTTATGGGGTGCTCATCTCAGCAGCGCTGTGGCTTCTGGAAAGAGGGGCTTCCTGAGGACTTCAGGCTTCCCTGGGCCCTCCCAAGTCCTGCCCCAATCTGCCCACGAGGCTGGGCCTGAGCCCTGGCCTCTGCCATGGGATGCCCCCTCTTGGGCAGGGCCTGGCTTGTGAGCCCTGCAGGGACCTGCCTGTGCCTCCTGTGGGCTGGGGGTGAGCCAGGTCCTCCTGGGGGAGCTGGACCTCTGAGCTGAGGGAGTTGGGCACTGTGGGGCAGGAGAGTCCCTGGGCTGGGGTCTCCCTGTGCCTCTTTACCCCATCAAGGAAACACCGGAGGAGACTTGTCAGCATGGAACCCTCAATGCACAGCCCTTCCTTGCCTTGAAAGGAGGAACAGAGGTGCTCAGGGCCCCCTGGGCTGCCCTGAAATCCTCCCATTTCCAGGTCCCTCTGCAGACCCTTCCTCAAGGAGCAGAACCCAAGGCAGTGGCCAGGGCTCCGACACCTGCCCCATGCATGGATGCCCAGGGGACACACATCCTTTAGCCTTGCTCAGCTGCAGCTCAGCATTGGTACCagtgcctctgcctctgccaggGCAGGAAAAGGAAACCCAATGCTGAACCCATGGGGAATCCCCATCCCAGGTCAGGCCGTGGCTGGGACTCAGCCTCTTGCCAGCACCATGAGGGACTCGAGCCTCCCCTGGCCTATGGGACCCAGAGCCTCTGGGGAGGAGTGGAGGGTGTCACCCACTCACCAGGTATCTCATGATCTTCAGGAAGGACTTGTGTAACACCTGCTCCTGGTGCGATAGGAGCCTCCCAAGCTGTGCAGTATTTGGGCTGTAGAATACTGAGAAGCCCCTGACCCAACACCCCATCAGACCCCACTCCCAAGATATGGAGGCATCAGCTGGAagagctgggcagggtggggaaCCCTGGACCCCgaggcctccctccttcccatctGGTAACCCCAGCATGCAGCCTTAGCCCTGGGGAGGAAGGCCCTGGCTGGAGCCACTGCCCAGTGGCATCCTGGGTCCAGGTGCCAGGAGGGCAGCCTGCCTTTGACACCATGAGGCAGGTGCCAGCGGGGAGAACAGGGTGGGAGCTGGGGGCTGTGTGGCCGTCTCTTGGATGTGAGGTCAGCCTGGGGGACATAGGATGGGCAGACACTGCCATCTTGGCTTTGTTGGCCCATCTGTAGGGAGGGAAGGTGGCTGGGAGCACAgccagctgggaggcaggaggacacTCAGGGAAGTGAGTGGCACCTGCACAAAGTCGGGGCTGGCTTCGTACAACAGAGGGCAGCCAGAGGGAGGTATCCATGTCCTCTGATGTTAGGGATGAAAGGTATCTGGCTTGAGGTGTGGAGGTCCCTGTCCAGACCCACGCTGCTGTGGGACCTCAGCAGGGACATCCTGGAGGCTCCAAACAAGCTGGGATACAAGGAAGACACCTTGCCTGGAAGTTGGGGTCACTGACCAGGGTGGCCGTCCCCTGGCGTGGCTGTGTAAGGCCTCGGGGGCAGCTGTCCACCTACCCTGCAGGGAGTGCCTCTCACCAGCCAGCAACTGGGTCAGTGCCCAGAAACAGTCTTCCTCTGGCAGATACAGGAGGAGGATGGCAGTGATGAGGCTCAGGTCCTTGTGGTAGCCCACCTCCTGTGAGAGCCAGAGTCACTGTGGAACGATGTCACCTGGGAGGACTGAGGCCACCTGGGAGGACTTATGTCACCAGAGATGGCAGAGGTCCTTGGGGACACCTGCCTCAGGCCCCAGGGGATTTGAGGTGCAGCCTCCACACCCCTCCCCTGGCACTGGGCATGAGGACTGAGCAGGTCACGCACGACTCAGTTGACAAGGAGCCTGGGGGCACTCCTGCAGCGAGCGTCCAAGCTCACATGGCCCGAAAGGGCACAGTCAGGGATTGTTCATGCTCCCTGAcctgggccaggctggggaggccacTATGCCAGGCCTGGGGCAGCACCTCTGAACTGCACCTGCCACGAGGGCAGGCAGCGGGGCACTGACCACCACACAAAGGGTCCTGCAACCGCCCAAGGGCTGCCTGCCAGACACAGGGGGCGGCTGGGTCCTCCATGTGGACAGCTCATGCGGTCGGCTCAGCGGCTGTCCCTGCCTGGAATGGTCTGAAAAGTGGGTGCCACGCAGGAGCAGCCACCTGGGTGACCCCCTCCCTATCTGCTATGCTCCTATGGGGTCTGGGCAAAGGGGAAATTGGATCATTGCCAAGTTTCCAGTAAGAAGAGGCTCCCCCAGGATGCAAACTCATTTCATGACAAGAGCCTGGTCCATCAGGCACCTCAGCAACTTCTCAAACCTGTCTCCTATGAGGACCATCCTGCGAGGTCCTGAGGACCATCCTATGAGGCCCCTGACAAGCTCCTAGGCTTTGGGGCAACATCTTGAGAGGAAGGTCATTTCTTCATCTGAGACGTGGTGTTTGGGTCCAGGTGACAGCAGGAGTCTGGGCCTCAACCCTTTTCTGCCAGCAGTGAGCTTGAGTCCTCCCTACTACGTGCTGGTGGGTCACGAACACTGAATTTTCAAGAAGTGCTGACACCCCTGAGAGACACCCATGCCTGTGAATATGGGCACGTGGCCCAGGAATATCGCTGCCCGGGAATACTCGCAGGGTTATATGCAGAATAGGCCACAAGGATGTCACATAATTCCTGCTGCctagaaaagagggaaaagagggttttgtttgttttgtgcagATGCTGTCAGTTTCGTTTTATCTACAGACCTGGACAACAAACACAATTCTGGATTCAGATGATCCCCCAAATAAGCAGGGGGCTCTTCAAGACACCTGAGTTTGTAGGTGTTTTTCAGTAAAATCCACATTCTTTGCAATGCAAATATCACAGATGTAAAGTTGGATCAGTGATCATTTTCACTCtggttgattttttctttccttttttctcggTTTGGACACACGGAAGTCCAGTTTTTGGGATGTGCAGTTCCATGGTTCTGAACCAATGTGCAGAGCCTCCCGTCCACCGCTGCAGCCCCTCTCAGAGAAGCTCCTTCATCCTCCAAGTCCCCAGCATGTCCCCTTTGCAGTCAACATCTCCCAGCTCCGTCAGCGCCTGGCCATCCTGACCTGTTCTCTGTCTCTATGGTTGCCCTCATCCAGAATGGCCGATGAATTGGAACCCCACGGTGGTAGTCTGATGGGTCTGGCTTCATTCCCTCAGCAACACACATCTGAGATCCACCCATGTTCCTGCGGGCATCAGGGGTTCATTCCTTTTCCTCACCGAGTCATCTCTATCTGAAGAGAGGAACCCCCTTCCTCCCCAGTTCCTGTGTTGAAGATCATCTCAGTAGCCTCCAGGTGTGAGTGACAGTCAACCAAGCAGTGAACGTGGCGTGCAGGTTTTACTTGGATGTCGGTTTTCAAATCAGTGTGGTCAATATCTGTGACACTTTGGGGACGTGTGGTACGAGGCCACCGAGCTTTGTGAGCCACAGCCCATCTGACTTACAAAGTGGTTGTGCCCTGTTGCGTGCCCACCAGCCATGGATGAGAGTTTCCGGGGTCCCGCATCCCGGTATTTTGGGCTGTCAGTGTTGCCCAGGAAGGCTCCTGAGCCCCACCATCCTGCTACCTTTCCATGGGTCCCTACCCTGGGTAGTTGTGGGTCATGGAGAGCACTTTTCACCgtctgcattattattattattttttcctgcctTCCATCTCCTTGGGAGTCACCTGGGTTCTGGCCCTACACGTCTCAGCCCAACCCAGGGCTTAGAGCCGGGGAGGTGCGCAGTCCATGGTGCTGGCTGCTCCCTGGGCCAGGAGAGCCCTTGGTGGCTCTGTCACCCCTCCTGGGTGaccctggcctctgccctgggGACACCCTCATTCCTCTGGATTGCCCCCATCTTCCCTGTGACCCCTGCAGCCCTCATAGGCCTTACTTGACTCCAGATCTTTGTATGAACGTCATATGGTTCTGTAGGGTGCTGCTGACATCTAGCTCGATGCGGTGGGTGATCCTGGAGGACCTCTTGCCCTTCTCCTTCATGACCTGTAGGGCAGGGCCAAGAGGAGGAAGCAGCCTCAGAATGATGAAAAGACTCCTTGCCCCAAACAGCAGCCATCTGTCAGTCAGCACTTCTGGAAGGAAGCGAGGAAGGTTTCCTTCTGCAGAAAGCTCctttttgccttgtttctgatgCCAGGGAGGTTCAGCAGAGCCCAGCGCACCTGAGGTGCCTGAGTCACCATCTGTGCCCAGGATGCGTGTCTGACCACAGCCTCCACCCCCAACCCAAGCTTGACGTTCCCTCTAGCTGGAGTCCTGGGCTCCTGATACAGCCTGGCTTGTTTGTCCTGCCCTGGCTGAGTGTGGGAGGGCCTTACCTTATAGTTCCCTGGGTTCTGGGACTTGACTTTGTCAGTATCTAGCAGGAgtgaccatgcccagccctgcacCGCCAGAGGAATGCCTTCGTTCACTCTTTGAAAAAGCTACAGACAGAAGAACACTCCAGTGAGACAGGACGCAGGGCACTCCAGGGAGGAAAGCTGGCGAACAGGCCTGCTGTTGTATGGTAAGAACAGGGTGCCATCCACCCACTGAGAGGCAGACTGTGCCAGGTCACAACCGTGGGTGCCTGTCTCCTGGCTATGCAGAGAGCAGTCACGGGGGCCACTCCCTCCCCATGTTACCTTCTTGCTGCTCCTATATTTTGTTCAGTCTGCAAGCATCTTTCGCCACTTGTTGGTACATTTACTTTCCTTACATCTTTGCTGTCAAATGAACCATGATGGGGTTAGCGGAGCTGCCAGGCCTCTGACAGGGGCCCGTGGATGCTGGGTCCTGGGCTTTGGGGCCCTGAAGGGACCCAACCTGAAGGAGCCAGGAAAGGGCAGACCCCGGGGGCTGAGACCCTCTGAAGGAACTGGAGCTGGTGGTCTGGACTGGTGATGCCAGGACACGCCATCCTCAGGGCACAGATGCTCCCAGTTTTGGTCAGGTCCCAGCCTTCAGCTGGGGACTTGGTGCAATCAGGCAGTGGACTCTGAGCAAAAACTGCAATTCTTGGTTTGGGTTTTGGTCAAGCCCGCATGGGAACAGAGTCCAGCAGGAAAGGCCGCCCCTCCCAGTGACAGTCGTGGCCAACTCACCACTGCCCGGGCCCATGGGCCACCCCCTCTGCCTCACCAACCACCCCTGATTCCTGGTCCCTGGACTGGCCTCCCACGCAGTAGGCACAGGCTCTTACCTTCACCTCCAGGACACTGACAGGGGGCAGTTCCGTCTCACTGAGAGGCAACCCAGGCAGAGCTGAGGACTTGCCCGGGCCAGGAGCCATCCCCCTCCCTGAGAGGGCCCCAGGGAAGGACCAGCTTATCCCCATCCACCCTAAGTCTCAGCTTgggagaagacacagagaaggaTGGCAAGGGCCTTCCTGCAGATCTGACACCTGCGAGGCACTGGGACCCTGGAGAGGAGGGAGCCCGAGGCTGGCCTGGCAACGGCCACTCGGGGCCTGTGGGGCGCCTCGGGCTACACAATGGGGCTGCTCCTCCAGGGCTGGAGGCAACACCCTCTGTAGATGCTGAGAAATTCCAGTTCTGAGACGACATGGGTGCCGCCCCGGGTGGGTGGCCAAGCCCTGACTTACAGCAGTGCTTTCAGAGTGACCACATCACCCACCAGAGACCAAGGAGCCTGGCGTGAGTGTTGCCCGGTGCCCTGAGGATGCACCTGGAGCCCGTGCCATCCGACACTCCCCGTAGGCCTTGCAGGGTCTGACCTCCCAGCGTGCACCTGCCTCTCCCTGCATCCTGGCCACTGACCCTGCCTGCTCCCCATCTTCCCCCATCCTCCCCAGCCCAGAGACTGTGACCCTCTTTCCGGCCACCCTGGCCCTTCTGTGACCCTTGTCCTGTCAGAACCTCTGAGTGAGACCTCCCAGATCCATCCACACCCATGCCTTGGTCACTCTCTCACTGGGCTGCTCAGCGCTGCTGGGGACACATCCAGGGCAACAGGAGTGACCAGGGGCCCTGCAGGCAGTGGGGCTGGCCCCACCACTCCCGCTCCAGCCTCAGCTGGCTCTCAGGGTCATTGGCCTTTagccctcagcctcctcccagccactgcaaaaaccaGGACATGGGATGCCTGGCTGTCCTCCCCCTACTGTCCTGCCTGCCCTGACTAGTCTACCCTGCAAGGTGCTGACTTAGCTAGTGGGAAGCAGAGTCTCTGGAGGGCCACGCAGAGCCTTGGGGACTGACCGAGTCCCCCCACTGAGGGGTCCCAGGTGAGCCACCGTTCCCTGCCCCACCCCGTGTGTTGTCCTCTTCAGGCTGTCAGCTTCTTCCTGGGCTGGCTTGGTTCAGGTGCGTTCCAGAAGTGGCAGGTCTCACGGGCTcaccctgcccccctcccccaggctcctccctctctccatcttaTGTGTCCTGAGAGGCTGGCTCCAAGCTGGGCTCCCCTTACCAGGCCCAGGTCCCTTCCCTGCACCACTCCCAGGGCCTTCAGCTACACGCTCTGTTGTCTCCCTGGCCTCAGTGAGAAGCCCAGGCCAGGGCCCTGCCCTTCTTCTTCCATAACCTACCAGGGCCAGGGCCAAGGCCTTCACTGTCCCCATGCCCCTTCCTCTTGGCTGAGCCCCCTGAGCCCTCAGAGGTCTGCTATACAGCTGCCCACAGGCCAGGCCAGGTGTACCCCCTGCCCTGTGGCCACAACCCTCAGATCTCACCAAGGCAGGCCACAAGGAGACAGGGCCAGACCCTCAGGCTGCCCCCTCTTCTCCTGCTTACTTGGAGACCACAGTGCTGAGAGCCCAAGGGCCTGTCCTAGTCCCCTGTCTGTCCGTACCCACTCTCCCGAGCTCCCTAAATGTGTCACGAGGCTGTGCCCTAACCCTGACCACAGCCTGGACCTGCAGGAGAGCCTGGGAGAAGTTCTGACCCTGGAGAGGAGGTTGGCCCCCCAAGGGAGACATGTCCTGCTTTAGAGAGGCCTTTCTAGAAACAAAACCCATCCCTGAGGTGAGACTGGTGGCTGGGGTCAGGAGGGCAGAGGTCTTACTGCACAATCCCAAGGTGATTGGTGTATTTCCCAATGTCAACCTGCTCATGCCTCATGTCCATTGCTGCCCCAGCTCCGTGTCCCTGAAACTCAGAGAAGGCCAGGATAGGGGGTGGGGAGTGAAAGGTGAGAGGTGTGGGGTCCCAGGGATGTTGGCAGCCCCTCCACGCCCTGTGATCTTATGGAGTCCAGGACCCTCTGACCAGGGCGCAGAGGGAGAGGTGAGGCCCTGCCTCCCTCGAGGGAGTGGCGCGACCTGTACCTGCTCATACTTGGTAATGATGATGTTGCCTTGCTCCTGGGCAGGCAGGGTATCCGGGTCCTCATCCATCTTCATCCTGCAAGACAAAGTCATCCAAAGGCTCTGCTGCCCCTGAGAGCTCCAGAGAACAGCCGAAACACGCTCACTGCATTCCCAGACACACTCCAGTCTGATGAGCCGCATTCCACCACCCCTCCCAGATGACAAGGGGCCAGACTCAGTGACCCCTCCCCTGGCTGGATCTCTGGAGTCCTTGCCTCCAACCAGTGGTGGGCTCCTTCCTGAGGACTTGAACACATGGGGACCTGGACAGAGAGGCCCATTGTCCCCGAACACCCCAAGGCGGACATACACCTGCCCCAGCAGGACAAACAGTGTCCACTTGCGGAGGGTGAAGGGCCCACGATGGGCTGTTCTGGGCACCTGGAGGCAGGTGGGGTCAGGGGCCGGACATCTCTCTAGGATCGTTCAGAAACCAGGAAGATACTCAGTTTTCTGTAGGAAGCAAGACATCTGGTGACTGCTCCATTCTACCCCAATTCTCACTCACTGTGGCCAGTGAAGCCGTTTTAGGAACAACACCAGCCAAGCAGTTTGGTTTGAGGAAAAGATGATCTATTGACTCCGGAGCAGCCTCTGTGCTCGTGGAGACCCCGTCTCAGGTGGAGGAATGGCAGACACCACAATTCCCAGCTGTGAGTACAGGAGGGGGCTTTGTTTTCCTGGGTCAccaagaaagaacaagagaactGTGGGGCCTTAGTCCTAGAGAACACCCGGGGGGACCATCCCTGCCGGGAATACTTGGGGCAAAGGGAGGGTAAGGCCTCTAGAGGATCAGACAGAGAGAATGGGACGCTGCGGGAGGGTTCCAGCCCTTTGACCAAGAGGGATGATCATCACCCTCCAGGCAGCCCTCCAGGGCTCCTTCATTTTCCACAACTGCCTGAGGGCGGAGGGCTCCCTGCCCCACTCCTAGACGAAGGACCCCATGTGTCCAGTGGGTCCAGCAACCATCAGTGACCGCACCTGAAGTCTGAGTTGGTGAGCCCTCCTCCTGTGGGGACCCAGCTTAGGGCCCAGACTTGGACTGAgaattgcaacctccaccccacccaCAGGGGCTCTGTCCCAGTGGCTCTTCCAGGACCAGACCCTGCCTCATTGAAGTCCAGAACTCCAGGAAGATTTGGAATCTACAGTAGGGAGGCCACAGAGGTCAGAGCTCAAGTCCAGCATGGCAAAGGGTAGGGCTGAGTGCACGGCCCGGGTCACATCTGGGTCTCTGCACCAGTCACCGCCTCTCTGAGTCTACACATCTCACCTGTGGAATGGGTGCATTTGGGGACACCACTCACCCCCACGGAGTTGCTCTGAGGACAAAGGAAAAGATGGCCCACCCAGTCAGTGCAGAACATGCACCCGGTGAGTGCTCAGGGATGACCCTCCATGGCATCTGCCCAGAGGTCACTCACCTGAGTCTGCTGAGGCAGCTGTGTCTCTCTTAGAAAAGTCGTTTATGCACAGAACCAGACACCTGTGTGTGTCTTGTGTCCAAGTGCTGCACAACACAGAGGTGGGTGGGTTGGTGGGTGGGCGGTCACTCAGCACCAGTGACATTGTGGGGTCATGGCACCTGTCACAATGGACCCATTTCCCAGGTCAAGACAGCCCAGAGTCAGTGTCCTCCAGTCCCCGAGTTGTCAAAATGTGTTTGTGCAGGTGAGCATGCACGTTTATATGGgtgaacatgtgtgtgcacaaGTAGCCTCTCTGGCCGGGGCTGGCTGTCCCACTTCCATGTGCACCCAAGTCCTCATCAAGTCCTCAGCAGTGTCTCCTTCCCTTGAGGCCTGTGGCCAGCATCAGAGCATCCATGGGTCCTCTCCAACCTCAGGCCTCCCCACCTGGGGCAGTCCTGAAGATGCAGATGGGGGATAGGGAGTAGAGGGCACGGGACAGGGCCCCTCATTAGGGGGAACTCAGCTAGACTGTAAAATGCTAGGTGTGAGTGGCAGGGTCCGATTCCGCACACcttctcacctcctcctcccagtagCCTTCCAGGATGCCATGACTCATTTCTGCTACTGATGGAGGCAAGGAGGCTTTAAGGACAAACCCCGTGCCTGAAGTCACCCAACAACTATCTGGCCAGGCCCCCACTAACCAGACCTCTGCTGGCCAGGCTTTCACTGACCATTTTCCCAGTGACCAGGCCTTCTGACTAGGTCCTCACTGATCAGGCCCCTGATGACCAGGCTCCAGCTGACCACGTCCCCACTGACCAGGTTTTCGTTGACTAAGCCCCAGTGGTCACACCTCTGCTGACCAGGCCCCTGAAGACCAATTCCTCACTGACCATGTCCTCGCTGACCAGTCCCCCAGCGACTAGGCCTTCCTGACAAGGTCCCTGCTTCCCAGGCCCCAGAGCAACAGTGCTCAAGGTCCCCTACCACAACTGCCCACAGGCAGAGGGCTCCCTACTCCCAGACAAGGGACCCCATGTGTCCAGTGGGTCCCACGGAGACCATCAGTGACCGTACATGAAGTCTGAGTAGGTGAGACCTCTTCCTTCAGGGACTCAGCTTAGGGCACAGACTTGGACCGAGCaccacctccctccaccccactcaTAGGAGTTCCATCCCAGTGGCTCCTCCACGGCCAGACTCTGCCCCATCAGGAGCTGGAAAACCCCGGGCAGATTTGGAATCTAGGGCAGGGAGGCCACAGAAGTCAGGGCTTGCACAGGGCAGGGCTAAGAGCACAGCCCGGGGTCATGTCTGGGTCCCTTGGCCAGTCACCACCTCTCTGACCCTAGACACTTCACCTGTGGAATGGGTGCATTCGGGGACAGCACCTACCCCACCGAGTCCACCAGGTCAGTGCACAACAGGCACGTGGTGAGTGCTCAGGGATGACCCTCCTCAGCACCTGCCCAGAGGCCAACATTGCCCACCAGGTACTGACTGTCCCCAGGCCAGCAGGGAGGGAACAGAGCAGGTCACACTCACCTGAGTTGGCTGAGTCAGCTGTGTCTCTCATTTAGCAAAACTTCCTCTTCTCAGGACCAGACACCTCTATGTCTTGTTTCCAAGAGCTGTAGACATAGAGACGGCAGGCGGGCAGGGGGGTGAGTGCT
The Papio anubis isolate 15944 chromosome 17, Panubis1.0, whole genome shotgun sequence genome window above contains:
- the LOC100997776 gene encoding uncharacterized protein LOC100997776 isoform X2, with amino-acid sequence MKLSWSTVWEFQERLSQSWALEDNAVLRNLQTSMKELTRKHWDLPPPAEQMSSRVFPGIETLCEGDRLAVPTPPAQLPELMPSVPLGQKPCPLPAWPNGAVPKAQAQAHQHEGASPEPRTEDCSLGGQRLEMRAACPLVRSGFLLHGNTCPGTLGHSSTQTRMSGVHVSCAAILNTAPGTLSLLHLLWTAALEQKDAPRPASPLGPQHQALPGFMTERRHFERHQATRCPLSATPLSRRTTWHGRSPGGTRLAALQPQMAAGCFLLMFYFYFIFLASGPWEILNGELGPIKASGGS
- the LOC100997776 gene encoding uncharacterized protein LOC100997776 isoform X1 gives rise to the protein MCLSWRLDLRVAKKKQRSRHHPVGERLMKLSWSTVWEFQERLSQSWALEDNAVLRNLQTSMKELTRKHWDLPPPAEQMSSRVFPGIETLCEGDRLAVPTPPAQLPELMPSVPLGQKPCPLPAWPNGAVPKAQAQAHQHEGASPEPRTEDCSLGGQRLEMRAACPLVRSGFLLHGNTCPGTLGHSSTQTRMSGVHVSCAAILNTAPGTLSLLHLLWTAALEQKDAPRPASPLGPQHQALPGFMTERRHFERHQATRCPLSATPLSRRTTWHGRSPGGTRLAALQPQMAAGCFLLMFYFYFIFLASGPWEILNGELGPIKASGGS
- the TBC1D28 gene encoding TBC1 domain family member 28; translated protein: MSLVLSDRPPTNPPTSVLCSTWTQDTHRCLVLCINDFSKRDTAASADSEQLRGGEWCPQMHPFHRMKMDEDPDTLPAQEQGNIIITKYEQGHGAGAAMDMRHEQVDIGKYTNHLGIVHETELPPVSVLEVKVRACAYCVGGQSRDQESGVVGEAEGVAHGPGQW